A part of Salvelinus alpinus chromosome 5, SLU_Salpinus.1, whole genome shotgun sequence genomic DNA contains:
- the krt1-c5 gene encoding keratin, type 1, gene c5 isoform X1: MSSTFSMRSYSARQPSFSSMSLRDSSSSGGRSRSKAPVSSLSSANTLSLSRSLSMGNGLNVLGTLSSLNGMGVGASDKETMQGLNDRLSNYLDKVRSLERSNAELELKIKQLMLERAPKGHDIEGMMAQAHAIGQEVRKKTLENARIMLEIDNAKLAADDFRVKWEAEATLCQSVERDCLALRRAKSDHDQIIATLRGDLDSLKEELYFLKKNHDEEMGSMKARMANEQVNVEVDAAQGPDLGAIMAELRSQYEGIARKNKEDSETWYLKKLESVQSEVKESGEALRCAQSELSERRRFLQALEGELDSLRKQVGVLEGNLRETGHKYALEMDSLQATLSQLEEELSQLRLDMQRNKTDYEQLLRIKQNLELEIATYRRLLEGEEVIKEMPVPKKEPEVRTRKIVKVVTQTMINGRVVEESSEVEQIKDSKK, translated from the exons ATGTCCTCCACCTTCTCCATGCGCAGCTACTCAGCCCGCCAGCCATCCTTCTCCAGCATGTCTCTGagagacagcagtagtagtggtggcagGAGCCGCTCCAAAGCCCctgtctcctccctgtcctctgccaacaccctgtccctctcccgctccctctccaTGGGCAACGGGCTCAATGTCCTGGGCACCCTCTCCTCCCTGAACGGCATGGGTGTGGGCGCCAGCGACAAGGAGACCATGCAGGGCCTGAACGACCGGCTGTCCAACTACCTAGACAAGGTGCGCTCCCTGGAGCGATCCAACGCTGAGCTGGAGCTCAAGATCAAACAACTGATGCTGGAGCGGGCCCCCAAAGGTCACGATATCGAGGGTATGATGGCCCAGGCTCACGCCATTGGACAGGAG GTGAGAAAGAAGACCCTGGAGAATGCTCGCATCATGCTGGAGATTGATAATGCCAAGCTGGCCGCCGATGACTTCAGGGTCAA ATGGGAGGCTGAGGCCACACTGTGCCAGTCTGTAGAGAGGGACTGTCTGGCTCTCAGGAGGGCCAAGTCAGACCACGACCAGATCATAGCCACCCTGAGAGGAGATCTGGACAGCCTGAAGGAGGAGCTCTACTTCCTCAAGAAGAATCACGATGAG GAGATGGGCTCCATGAAGGCCCGTATGGCCAACGAGCAGGTGAATGTGGAGGTGGATGCAGCCCAGGGCCCAGACCTTGGGGCCATAATGGCTGAGCTGAGGAGCCAATATGAGGGCATTGCGCGTAAGAACAAGGAGGACTCAGAGACCTGGTACCTTAAGAAG ctGGAGTCAGTGCAGTCAGAGGTAAAGGAGAGCGGTGAGGCTCTACGCTGTGCTCAGAGTGAGCTCAGCGAGAGACGCCGCTTCCTACAGGCCCTGGAGGGGGAACTGGACAGTCTGCGCAAACAG GTGGGTGTGTTGGAAGGGAACCTGAGAGAGACAGGCCATAAGTATGCTCTGGAGATGGACAGTTTGCAAGCCACGCTGTCTCAGCTGGAGGAGGAGCTGTCCCAGCTGCGTCTGGACATGCAGCGCAACAAGACAGACTATGAACAGCTGCTCCGTATCAAGCAGAACCTGGAGCTGGAGATCGCCACCTACAGGAGACTGCtggagggagaggaagt GATCAAGGAAATGCCTGTTCCTAAAA AGGAGCCTGAGGTGAGGACCAGGAAGATCGTCAAGGTGGTCACCCAGACCATGATCAACGGCAGGGTAGTGGAAGAATCCAGTGAGGTGGAGCAGATCAAAGACAGCAAGAAATAA
- the krt1-c5 gene encoding keratin, type 1, gene c5 isoform X2 — MSSTFSMRSYSARQPSFSSMSLRDSSSSGGRSRSKAPVSSLSSANTLSLSRSLSMGNGLNVLGTLSSLNGMGVGASDKETMQGLNDRLSNYLDKVRSLERSNAELELKIKQLMLERAPKGHDIEGMMAQAHAIGQEVRKKTLENARIMLEIDNAKLAADDFRVKWEAEATLCQSVERDCLALRRAKSDHDQIIATLRGDLDSLKEELYFLKKNHDEEMGSMKARMANEQVNVEVDAAQGPDLGAIMAELRSQYEGIARKNKEDSETWYLKKVGVLEGNLRETGHKYALEMDSLQATLSQLEEELSQLRLDMQRNKTDYEQLLRIKQNLELEIATYRRLLEGEEVIKEMPVPKKEPEVRTRKIVKVVTQTMINGRVVEESSEVEQIKDSKK; from the exons ATGTCCTCCACCTTCTCCATGCGCAGCTACTCAGCCCGCCAGCCATCCTTCTCCAGCATGTCTCTGagagacagcagtagtagtggtggcagGAGCCGCTCCAAAGCCCctgtctcctccctgtcctctgccaacaccctgtccctctcccgctccctctccaTGGGCAACGGGCTCAATGTCCTGGGCACCCTCTCCTCCCTGAACGGCATGGGTGTGGGCGCCAGCGACAAGGAGACCATGCAGGGCCTGAACGACCGGCTGTCCAACTACCTAGACAAGGTGCGCTCCCTGGAGCGATCCAACGCTGAGCTGGAGCTCAAGATCAAACAACTGATGCTGGAGCGGGCCCCCAAAGGTCACGATATCGAGGGTATGATGGCCCAGGCTCACGCCATTGGACAGGAG GTGAGAAAGAAGACCCTGGAGAATGCTCGCATCATGCTGGAGATTGATAATGCCAAGCTGGCCGCCGATGACTTCAGGGTCAA ATGGGAGGCTGAGGCCACACTGTGCCAGTCTGTAGAGAGGGACTGTCTGGCTCTCAGGAGGGCCAAGTCAGACCACGACCAGATCATAGCCACCCTGAGAGGAGATCTGGACAGCCTGAAGGAGGAGCTCTACTTCCTCAAGAAGAATCACGATGAG GAGATGGGCTCCATGAAGGCCCGTATGGCCAACGAGCAGGTGAATGTGGAGGTGGATGCAGCCCAGGGCCCAGACCTTGGGGCCATAATGGCTGAGCTGAGGAGCCAATATGAGGGCATTGCGCGTAAGAACAAGGAGGACTCAGAGACCTGGTACCTTAAGAAG GTGGGTGTGTTGGAAGGGAACCTGAGAGAGACAGGCCATAAGTATGCTCTGGAGATGGACAGTTTGCAAGCCACGCTGTCTCAGCTGGAGGAGGAGCTGTCCCAGCTGCGTCTGGACATGCAGCGCAACAAGACAGACTATGAACAGCTGCTCCGTATCAAGCAGAACCTGGAGCTGGAGATCGCCACCTACAGGAGACTGCtggagggagaggaagt GATCAAGGAAATGCCTGTTCCTAAAA AGGAGCCTGAGGTGAGGACCAGGAAGATCGTCAAGGTGGTCACCCAGACCATGATCAACGGCAGGGTAGTGGAAGAATCCAGTGAGGTGGAGCAGATCAAAGACAGCAAGAAATAA